Proteins encoded in a region of the Streptomyces violaceoruber genome:
- a CDS encoding SCO3870 family protein: MTKGPFVAMAGATAALGTALGSLALQLRADGYEQYVESVATFSILMFVTSALTVVTWVRDGRPHTN, translated from the coding sequence ATGACGAAGGGCCCGTTCGTCGCCATGGCCGGCGCTACCGCAGCGCTTGGGACCGCACTTGGATCGCTCGCGCTCCAGCTTCGCGCAGACGGTTACGAGCAGTACGTCGAATCCGTCGCCACCTTCAGCATCCTGATGTTCGTCACCTCGGCCCTCACCGTGGTGACCTGGGTCCGTGACGGTCGGCCGCACACGAACTGA